A window from Citrus sinensis cultivar Valencia sweet orange chromosome 5, DVS_A1.0, whole genome shotgun sequence encodes these proteins:
- the LOC102609550 gene encoding transcription factor bHLH74 isoform X1, whose product MGAGDNDDMGFQPRNESAMNCSSGMIPQKLPGMQMNSVPMYKSVSGPDHFYGSGWEPIVSLNQGESFGVSSMVSHNEFAPSYPVALENQGMSSTSNLDQYSSDPSFVELVPKIPGFGSGNFSEMVSSFGLPENAQIASSGCPPNYVPHKEGCYERNSRNVSQSYEDHQICEEAAIGVATNGKTRKRAPESNSLLNTDKNVEVELQKDPSGDSSGILKEQDEKKQKIEQNTGANMRGKQAAKPTKDSSLSGEAPKEYIHMRAKRGQATNSHSLAERVRREKISERMRLLQELVPGCNKITGKAVMLDEIINYVQSLQQQVEFLSMKLATVNPELNLDIERILSKDILHARSGSAATIGFSSGMNSSRPYPPGIFQGTMPSIPGANPQFPPLPQSVLDHEFQSLFQMGYDSTSAVDSLGPNGRLKSEL is encoded by the exons ATGGGTGCTGGTGACAATGATGATATGGGGTTTCAGCCTAGAAATGAGAGTGCTATGAATTGTTCTTCAGGGATGATACCTCAAAAACTTCCAGGGATGCAAATGAACTCGGTGCCAATGTACAAGTCTGTGAGTGGGCCAGACCATTTCTATGGTTCTGGGTGGGAACCAATTGTTTCATTGAATCAGGGTGAAAGTTTTGGAGTCTCTTCAATGGTTTCTCACAATGAATTTGCCCCTTCTTACCCTGTTGCACTGGAAAACCAGGGAATGAGTAGCACGTCCAACTTAGATCAATATTCATCTGATCCAAGTTTTGTTGAGCTGGTGCCAAAGATTCCAGGCTTCGGAAGTGGGAATTTCTCAGAAATGGTTAGTTCTTTCGGCCTACCTGAAAATGCTCAGATTGCTAGTAGTGGGTGTCCTCCAAATTATGTTCCTCATAAGGAGGGATGCTATGAAAGGAATTCAAGGAATGTTTCACAATCTTATGAAGACCATCAAATCTGTGAAGAAGCAGCTATAGGAGTTGCAACCAATGGGAAGACCAGAAAACGAGCACCTGAGTCTAATTCTCTCCTCAATACAGATAAG AATGTTGAAGTGGAGCTTCAAAAGGATCCTTCTGGAGACAGCTCTGGCATTTTGAAAGAACAAGAtgagaagaaacaaaaaattgagcAGAACACTGGTGCAAATATGCGTGGTAAACAAGCTGCCAAGCCAACCAAAGACAGTTCTCTAAGTGGAGAGGCTCCTAAAGAGTATATTCATATGAGAGCCAAAAGGGGTCAAGCTACTAATAGTCACAGCCTTGCAGAAAGG GTGAGAAGGGAAAAGATTAGTGAGCGGATGAGATTGCTTCAAGAACTTGTTCCTGGGTGCAATAAG ATCACTGGTAAGGCAGTAATGCTTGATGAAATTATCAACTATGTGCAATCACTGCAACAGCAGGTCGAG TTTTTGTCAATGAAACTTGCCACAGTCAACCCAGAACTGAACCTTGATATAGAAAGGATTCTATCAAAAGAT ATTCTCCATGCACGCAGTGGTAGTGCAGCTACTATCGGATTTAGTTCTGGAATGAATTCCTCTCGACCTTACCCACCTGGAATTTTTCAAGGAACCATGCCAAGTATCCCTGGTGCTAATCCACAGTTTCCTCCCTTGCCCCAG TCTGTCTTAGACCATGAGTTTCAAAGTCTTTTTCAAATGGGATATGATTCCACTTCAGCTGTTGACAGTTTGGGACCAAATG GGCGCTTGAAGTCGGAgctttaa
- the LOC102609550 gene encoding transcription factor bHLH74 isoform X2 yields the protein MIPQKLPGMQMNSVPMYKSVSGPDHFYGSGWEPIVSLNQGESFGVSSMVSHNEFAPSYPVALENQGMSSTSNLDQYSSDPSFVELVPKIPGFGSGNFSEMVSSFGLPENAQIASSGCPPNYVPHKEGCYERNSRNVSQSYEDHQICEEAAIGVATNGKTRKRAPESNSLLNTDKNVEVELQKDPSGDSSGILKEQDEKKQKIEQNTGANMRGKQAAKPTKDSSLSGEAPKEYIHMRAKRGQATNSHSLAERVRREKISERMRLLQELVPGCNKITGKAVMLDEIINYVQSLQQQVEFLSMKLATVNPELNLDIERILSKDILHARSGSAATIGFSSGMNSSRPYPPGIFQGTMPSIPGANPQFPPLPQSVLDHEFQSLFQMGYDSTSAVDSLGPNGRLKSEL from the exons ATGATACCTCAAAAACTTCCAGGGATGCAAATGAACTCGGTGCCAATGTACAAGTCTGTGAGTGGGCCAGACCATTTCTATGGTTCTGGGTGGGAACCAATTGTTTCATTGAATCAGGGTGAAAGTTTTGGAGTCTCTTCAATGGTTTCTCACAATGAATTTGCCCCTTCTTACCCTGTTGCACTGGAAAACCAGGGAATGAGTAGCACGTCCAACTTAGATCAATATTCATCTGATCCAAGTTTTGTTGAGCTGGTGCCAAAGATTCCAGGCTTCGGAAGTGGGAATTTCTCAGAAATGGTTAGTTCTTTCGGCCTACCTGAAAATGCTCAGATTGCTAGTAGTGGGTGTCCTCCAAATTATGTTCCTCATAAGGAGGGATGCTATGAAAGGAATTCAAGGAATGTTTCACAATCTTATGAAGACCATCAAATCTGTGAAGAAGCAGCTATAGGAGTTGCAACCAATGGGAAGACCAGAAAACGAGCACCTGAGTCTAATTCTCTCCTCAATACAGATAAG AATGTTGAAGTGGAGCTTCAAAAGGATCCTTCTGGAGACAGCTCTGGCATTTTGAAAGAACAAGAtgagaagaaacaaaaaattgagcAGAACACTGGTGCAAATATGCGTGGTAAACAAGCTGCCAAGCCAACCAAAGACAGTTCTCTAAGTGGAGAGGCTCCTAAAGAGTATATTCATATGAGAGCCAAAAGGGGTCAAGCTACTAATAGTCACAGCCTTGCAGAAAGG GTGAGAAGGGAAAAGATTAGTGAGCGGATGAGATTGCTTCAAGAACTTGTTCCTGGGTGCAATAAG ATCACTGGTAAGGCAGTAATGCTTGATGAAATTATCAACTATGTGCAATCACTGCAACAGCAGGTCGAG TTTTTGTCAATGAAACTTGCCACAGTCAACCCAGAACTGAACCTTGATATAGAAAGGATTCTATCAAAAGAT ATTCTCCATGCACGCAGTGGTAGTGCAGCTACTATCGGATTTAGTTCTGGAATGAATTCCTCTCGACCTTACCCACCTGGAATTTTTCAAGGAACCATGCCAAGTATCCCTGGTGCTAATCCACAGTTTCCTCCCTTGCCCCAG TCTGTCTTAGACCATGAGTTTCAAAGTCTTTTTCAAATGGGATATGATTCCACTTCAGCTGTTGACAGTTTGGGACCAAATG GGCGCTTGAAGTCGGAgctttaa
- the LOC102610049 gene encoding squalene epoxidase 1-like isoform X1, with amino-acid sequence MADQYTWGLILGAVLGLVAVYNLGLLALYNLVMRSKSEDNGADSLRKTPTTALNGECPFDADVIVVGAGVAGAALANTLAKDGRRVHVIERDLSEPDRIVGELLQPGGYLKLIELGLEDCVEQIDAQRVFGYALFKDGNRTQISYPLEKFHSDVAGRGFHNGRFVQRLREKAASLPNVRLEQGTVTSLLEEKGTIKGVQYKTKAGEELTAYAPLTIVCDGCFSNLRRSLCNPKVDVPSCFVGLVLENCNLPFENHGHVVLADPSPILFYPISSNEVRCLVDIPGQKVPSISNGEMANYLKTVVAPQIPREIFHSFVAAVDGGNIKTMPNRSMPAAPYPTPGALLMGDAFNMRHPLTGGGMTVALSDIVILRNLLRHLSNLNDAPALCNYLESFYTLRKPVASTINTLAGALYQVFSASPDEARKEMRQACFDYLSLGGIFSSGPVSLLSGLNPRPLILVFHFFAVAIYGVGRILLPFPSPYRFWIGARIITSASGIIFPIMKAEGLRQMFFPATVPAYYYQAPPSN; translated from the exons atggcGGATCAGTACACGTGGGGATTGATCTTGGGCGCTGTATTGGGGCTGGTGGCCGTTTATAACCTGGGCCTTCTTGCTTTGTATAATCTTGTCATGAGGAGCAAGAGCGAGGACAACGGTGCAGATTCCTTACGCAAGACTCCAACTACGGCTCTAAATGGCGAATGCCCCTTCGATGCTGACGTCATCGTCGTCGGCGCCGGCGTCGCTGGCGCTGCTCTCGCTAACACTCTTGCCAag GATGGTCGTCGAGTGCATGTGATTGAAAGGGATTTGTCGGAGCCTGACCGAATTGTTGGTGAATTGCTGCAACCCGGGGGCTACCTCAAATTAATTGAGTTAGGACTTGAAG ATTGTGTGGAGCAAATTGATGCTCAGCGCGTTTTTGGTTATGCCCTTTTCAAGGATGGAAATAGGACCCAAATATCTTATCCCTTGGAAAAGTTTCACTCAGATGTTGCAGGTAGAGGATTTCACAATGGACGTTTCGTACAGAGGCTGCGGGAGAAAGCTGCTTCCCTTCCAAA TGTACGATTGGAGCAAGGAACAGTCACTTCCCTGCTAGAAGAAAAAGGGACAATTAAAGGCGTGCAATACAAGACTAAGGCTGGTGAAGAACTGACAGCGTATGCTCCTTTGACAATTGTATGTGATGGCTGTTTTTCGAATTTGCGTCGCTCACTTTGCAATCCTAAG GTAGATGTTCCTTCCTGTTTTGTTGGCTTGGTCCTTGAGAACTGTAATCTTCCATTTGAAAATCATGGGCATGTTGTACTAGCAGACCCTTCCccaattttgttttatccAATTAGTAGCAACGAAGTTCGATGTCTGGTTGATATACCTGGTCAGAAGGTCCCTTCCATTTCAAATGGTGAAATGGCAAACTATTTGAAGACAGTAGTTGCGCCTCAG ATTCCACGTGAAATCTTTCATTCCTTTGTTGCTGCCGTTGACGGaggaaatattaaaacaatgcCAAATAGAAGCATGCCAGCTGCTCCCTATCCCACTCCTGGAGCTCTTTTGATGGGGGATGCATTCAACATGCGCCATCCCTTGACTGGGGGAGGAATGACTGTGGCACTGTCTGATATTGTTATATTACGTAACCTTCTCAGGCATTTAAGCAACCTTAATGATGCACCAGCTCTCTGCAATTACCTTGAATCCTTTTACACCTTGCGTAAG CCAGTGGCATCCACCATCAATACCTTGGCCGGTGCCTTGTACCAGGTATTTTCTGCATCTCCTGATGAAGCAAGGAAGGAAATGCGCCAGGCTTGCTTTGATTATCTAAGTCTTGGAGGTATCTTCTCGTCAGGACCAGTCTCTCTGCTCTCAGGCTTAAATCCCCGTCCATTAATCTTGGTTTTCCATTTCTTTGCCGTTGCAATATATGGTGTTGGTCGAATTTTACTGCCATTTCCTTCACCTTATCGCTTCTGGATTGGAGCTAGAATAATTACG AGTGCATCGGGAATCATCTTCCCTATTATGAAGGCAGAAGGGTTGCGACAAATGTTCTTCCCTGCAACTGTTCCTGCATATTATTACCAAGCTCCACCTAGTAACTGA
- the LOC102610049 gene encoding squalene epoxidase 1-like isoform X2, with protein MADQYTWGLILGAVLGLVAVYNLGLLALYNLVMRSKSEDNGADSLRKTPTTALNGECPFDADVIVVGAGVAGAALANTLAKDGRRVHVIERDLSEPDRIVGELLQPGGYLKLIELGLEDCVEQIDAQRVFGYALFKDGNRTQISYPLEKFHSDVAGRGFHNGRFVQRLREKAASLPNVRLEQGTVTSLLEEKGTIKGVQYKTKAGEELTAYAPLTIVCDGCFSNLRRSLCNPKVDVPSCFVGLVLENCNLPFENHGHVVLADPSPILFYPISSNEVRCLVDIPGQKVPSISNGEMANYLKTVVAPQIPREIFHSFVAAVDGGNIKTMPNRSMPAAPYPTPGALLMGDAFNMRHPLTGGGMTVALSDIVILRNLLRHLSNLNDAPALCNYLESFYTLRK; from the exons atggcGGATCAGTACACGTGGGGATTGATCTTGGGCGCTGTATTGGGGCTGGTGGCCGTTTATAACCTGGGCCTTCTTGCTTTGTATAATCTTGTCATGAGGAGCAAGAGCGAGGACAACGGTGCAGATTCCTTACGCAAGACTCCAACTACGGCTCTAAATGGCGAATGCCCCTTCGATGCTGACGTCATCGTCGTCGGCGCCGGCGTCGCTGGCGCTGCTCTCGCTAACACTCTTGCCAag GATGGTCGTCGAGTGCATGTGATTGAAAGGGATTTGTCGGAGCCTGACCGAATTGTTGGTGAATTGCTGCAACCCGGGGGCTACCTCAAATTAATTGAGTTAGGACTTGAAG ATTGTGTGGAGCAAATTGATGCTCAGCGCGTTTTTGGTTATGCCCTTTTCAAGGATGGAAATAGGACCCAAATATCTTATCCCTTGGAAAAGTTTCACTCAGATGTTGCAGGTAGAGGATTTCACAATGGACGTTTCGTACAGAGGCTGCGGGAGAAAGCTGCTTCCCTTCCAAA TGTACGATTGGAGCAAGGAACAGTCACTTCCCTGCTAGAAGAAAAAGGGACAATTAAAGGCGTGCAATACAAGACTAAGGCTGGTGAAGAACTGACAGCGTATGCTCCTTTGACAATTGTATGTGATGGCTGTTTTTCGAATTTGCGTCGCTCACTTTGCAATCCTAAG GTAGATGTTCCTTCCTGTTTTGTTGGCTTGGTCCTTGAGAACTGTAATCTTCCATTTGAAAATCATGGGCATGTTGTACTAGCAGACCCTTCCccaattttgttttatccAATTAGTAGCAACGAAGTTCGATGTCTGGTTGATATACCTGGTCAGAAGGTCCCTTCCATTTCAAATGGTGAAATGGCAAACTATTTGAAGACAGTAGTTGCGCCTCAG ATTCCACGTGAAATCTTTCATTCCTTTGTTGCTGCCGTTGACGGaggaaatattaaaacaatgcCAAATAGAAGCATGCCAGCTGCTCCCTATCCCACTCCTGGAGCTCTTTTGATGGGGGATGCATTCAACATGCGCCATCCCTTGACTGGGGGAGGAATGACTGTGGCACTGTCTGATATTGTTATATTACGTAACCTTCTCAGGCATTTAAGCAACCTTAATGATGCACCAGCTCTCTGCAATTACCTTGAATCCTTTTACACCTTGCGTAAG TAA
- the LOC102610556 gene encoding uncharacterized protein LOC102610556 isoform X3, with amino-acid sequence MIQAGGRKTATMELEFECSNVNKWKEALASYEARVESLNKPNLISLDDYYRKELPSLIHQRNPNPHINTTELSKLVRWKLTRGKWRPRLLDFVSSLDDSSVKSASEKAFKSLPDLTKAVSELTVLKGVGPATASAVLAAYAPGVAPFMSDEAMGAALGHSKDYSLRQYLLFADKLQAKAKHISL; translated from the exons ATGATTCAGGCAGGCGGGAGGAAAACGGCGACTATGGAGTTGGAATTCGAGTGTTCAAATGTGAACAAGTGGAAAGAGGCGCTCGCGTCTTACGAAGCCCGTGTCGAATCACTCAACAAACCGAACCTTATTTCACTTGACGATTATTACCGTAAAGAACTTCCCTCTCTAATTCACCAACGTAACCCTAACCCTCACATCAACACCACAGAGCTCTCTAAGCTCGTGCGGTGGAAACTCACTCGTGGCAAATGGAGGCCGCGTTTGTTGGACTTCGTTTCGTCGTTGGATGATTCTTCGGTGAAATCGGCTTCCGAAAAGGCTTTTAAGTCGCTTCCCGATTTAACCAAAGCTGTGTCCGAGCTCACCGTTTTGAAAGGCGTGGGTCCCGCCACCGCGTCTGCCGTTCTGGCTGCTTATGCCCCTGGTGTGGCGCCGTTCATGTCTGATGAG GCTATGGGGGCAGCACTTGGTCACTCTAAAGACTATTCATTGAGGCAGTACTTGTTGTTTGCTGATAAACTACAGGCCAAAGCTAAG catatttctctttaa
- the LOC102610556 gene encoding uncharacterized protein LOC102610556 isoform X1, producing MIQAGGRKTATMELEFECSNVNKWKEALASYEARVESLNKPNLISLDDYYRKELPSLIHQRNPNPHINTTELSKLVRWKLTRGKWRPRLLDFVSSLDDSSVKSASEKAFKSLPDLTKAVSELTVLKGVGPATASAVLAAYAPGVAPFMSDEAMGAALGHSKDYSLRQYLLFADKLQAKAKELVSEENSFTPSDVERALWSSAIGLKLKASKSNQDSEIKTTKNSKRKRKH from the exons ATGATTCAGGCAGGCGGGAGGAAAACGGCGACTATGGAGTTGGAATTCGAGTGTTCAAATGTGAACAAGTGGAAAGAGGCGCTCGCGTCTTACGAAGCCCGTGTCGAATCACTCAACAAACCGAACCTTATTTCACTTGACGATTATTACCGTAAAGAACTTCCCTCTCTAATTCACCAACGTAACCCTAACCCTCACATCAACACCACAGAGCTCTCTAAGCTCGTGCGGTGGAAACTCACTCGTGGCAAATGGAGGCCGCGTTTGTTGGACTTCGTTTCGTCGTTGGATGATTCTTCGGTGAAATCGGCTTCCGAAAAGGCTTTTAAGTCGCTTCCCGATTTAACCAAAGCTGTGTCCGAGCTCACCGTTTTGAAAGGCGTGGGTCCCGCCACCGCGTCTGCCGTTCTGGCTGCTTATGCCCCTGGTGTGGCGCCGTTCATGTCTGATGAG GCTATGGGGGCAGCACTTGGTCACTCTAAAGACTATTCATTGAGGCAGTACTTGTTGTTTGCTGATAAACTACAGGCCAAAGCTAAG GAACTAGTTTCTGAAGAAAATTCCTTCACACCATCCGATGTGGAAAGGGCACTGTGGAGTTCTGCCATAGGGTTAAAGTTGAaagcatcaaaatcaaatcaagacTCTGAGATTAAGACAACAAAAAACTCGAAAAGAAAGCGAAAGCATTGA
- the LOC102610556 gene encoding uncharacterized protein LOC102610556 isoform X2: protein MIQAGGRKTATMELEFECSNVNKWKEALASYEARVESLNKPNLISLDDYYRKELPSLIHQRNPNPHINTTELSKLVRWKLTRGKWRPRLLDFVSSLDDSSVKSASEKAFKSLPDLTKAVSELTVLKGVGPATASAVLAAYAPGVAPFMSDEAMGAALGHSKDYSLRQYLLFADKLQAKAKMVHGKCCFHSCPTNVLSVTSGGTNSRDHFYFKLMARLSDFNIISRCRK, encoded by the exons ATGATTCAGGCAGGCGGGAGGAAAACGGCGACTATGGAGTTGGAATTCGAGTGTTCAAATGTGAACAAGTGGAAAGAGGCGCTCGCGTCTTACGAAGCCCGTGTCGAATCACTCAACAAACCGAACCTTATTTCACTTGACGATTATTACCGTAAAGAACTTCCCTCTCTAATTCACCAACGTAACCCTAACCCTCACATCAACACCACAGAGCTCTCTAAGCTCGTGCGGTGGAAACTCACTCGTGGCAAATGGAGGCCGCGTTTGTTGGACTTCGTTTCGTCGTTGGATGATTCTTCGGTGAAATCGGCTTCCGAAAAGGCTTTTAAGTCGCTTCCCGATTTAACCAAAGCTGTGTCCGAGCTCACCGTTTTGAAAGGCGTGGGTCCCGCCACCGCGTCTGCCGTTCTGGCTGCTTATGCCCCTGGTGTGGCGCCGTTCATGTCTGATGAG GCTATGGGGGCAGCACTTGGTCACTCTAAAGACTATTCATTGAGGCAGTACTTGTTGTTTGCTGATAAACTACAGGCCAAAGCTAAG ATGGTCCATGGGAAATGCTGTTTTCATAGCTGTCCAACTAACGTCCTGTCAGTCACTAGTGGGGGAACAAATTCCAGGgaccatttttattttaagttgatGGCACGTCTGAGCgatttcaatattatttcCAGATGCCGAAAGTGA
- the LOC102611275 gene encoding amino acid transporter AVT6B-like isoform X2, which produces MTIQSSVERKYRKSPRAPLLPQAQSQKHDNLEAHEAGIDGASFSGAVFNLSTTIVGAGIMALPATVMELGLIPGLIMIVLVGWLTESSIDMIMRFSRASKSATYSGVVADAFGGAGRALLQVCIVVNNLGMLVVYMIIIGDVLSGAWLNGVHHSGVTEEWFGQHWWTTRFTLLLLTTLFVFLPLISFRRVDSLRYTSALSVGLAIVFVVITAGVAVVKTIDGSISMPRLLPEISNQASFWKLFTTFPVLVTAYICHHNIHPIENELKDPTQIKSIVRTSITLCSTVYITTSFFGLLLFGDRTLDDVLANFDVTAALMGFIFVGANFVPSIWDAFQFTGATAAVSVGFIFPAAIALRDTHGIATKNDRLASWLMISLAVSSSTVAVSSDIYSIFNGVGG; this is translated from the exons atgacgattcaGTCCTCAGTGGAGCGGAAGTATCGAAAGAGTCCTAGAGCCCCTCTCCTCCCGCAAGCACAATCGCAAAAGCACGATAATTTGGAGGCTCACGAGGCTGGCATTGATGGCGCGTCGTTCTCAGGCGCCGTCTTTAATTTATCAACTACAATTGTTGGAGCCGGAATCATGGCATTACCGGCGACGGTGATGGAATTGGGATTGATTCCTGGTCTAATTATGATCGTATTGGTTGGTTGGCTAACGGAATCTTCGATAGACATGATAATGAGATTCAGTCGAGCTTCCAAGTCGGCCACTTACTCCGGTGTCGTCGCCGACGCTTTTGGTGGGGCCGGTAGGGCCTTATTGCAGGTCTGCATTGTTGTCAACAACTTGGGCATGCTCGTCGTTTACATGATTATCATCg GTGACGTGTTATCGGGGGCGTGGTTGAACGGGGTCCACCATTCTGGTGTGACCGAAGAATGGTTTGGTCAACATTGGTGGACCACGCGCTTTACATTGCTTCTCCTCACCACGCTCTTCGTCTTCCTTCCTCTCATTTCATTCAGGCGCGTTG ATTCATTGAGGTACACATCGGCATTGTCAGTCGGTTTGGCCATTGTATTCGTGGTGATAACAGCGGGAGTTGCTGTTGTGAAAACAATTGATGGAAGCATTTCCATGCCGCGTCTGTTGCCTGAAATTTCCAACCAGGCATCTTTTTGGAAACTTTTCACCACTTTCCCAGTTCTAGTCACTGCTTATATCTGCCACCACAATA TTCACCCTATAGAGAATGAACTGAAAGACCCTACCCAGATTAAGTCGATTGTTCGGACATCAATCACATTGTGTTCAACTGTCTACATTACTACAAGCTTCTTTGGACTCTTACTCTTTGGGGATCGCACTTTGGATGATGTACTTGCCAATTTTGATG TGACTGCAGCTCTGATGGGATTTATCTTTGTTGGAGCCAATTTTGTGCCAAGTATCTGGGATGCCTTCCAGTTTACTGGTGCAACAGCTGCTGTCTCCGTTGGGTTTATCTTTCCAGCTGCAATCGCCCTTAG GGATACCCATGGAATTGCAACGAAGAACGACAGACTAGCATCATGGTTGATGATATCTTTGGCCGTCTCATCGAGCACAGTGGCAGTCTCTAGTGACATTTACAGCATTTTCAATGGAGTTGGAGGCTGa
- the LOC102611275 gene encoding amino acid transporter AVT6A-like isoform X1, whose protein sequence is MTIQSSVERKYRKSPRAPLLPQAQSQKHDNLEAHEAGIDGASFSGAVFNLSTTIVGAGIMALPATVMELGLIPGLIMIVLVGWLTESSIDMIMRFSRASKSATYSGVVADAFGGAGRALLQVCIVVNNLGMLVVYMIIIGDVLSGAWLNGVHHSGVTEEWFGQHWWTTRFTLLLLTTLFVFLPLISFRRVDSLRYTSALSVGLAIVFVVITAGVAVVKTIDGSISMPRLLPEISNQASFWKLFTTFPVLVTAYICHHNIHPIENELKDPTQIKSIVRTSITLCSTVYITTSFFGLLLFGDRTLDDVLANFDGDLGIPYSSLLDDVVRVSYGIHLMLVFPIVFFSLRLNLDGLLFPYAIPIAFDNRRFFAVTAALMGFIFVGANFVPSIWDAFQFTGATAAVSVGFIFPAAIALRDTHGIATKNDRLASWLMISLAVSSSTVAVSSDIYSIFNGVGG, encoded by the exons atgacgattcaGTCCTCAGTGGAGCGGAAGTATCGAAAGAGTCCTAGAGCCCCTCTCCTCCCGCAAGCACAATCGCAAAAGCACGATAATTTGGAGGCTCACGAGGCTGGCATTGATGGCGCGTCGTTCTCAGGCGCCGTCTTTAATTTATCAACTACAATTGTTGGAGCCGGAATCATGGCATTACCGGCGACGGTGATGGAATTGGGATTGATTCCTGGTCTAATTATGATCGTATTGGTTGGTTGGCTAACGGAATCTTCGATAGACATGATAATGAGATTCAGTCGAGCTTCCAAGTCGGCCACTTACTCCGGTGTCGTCGCCGACGCTTTTGGTGGGGCCGGTAGGGCCTTATTGCAGGTCTGCATTGTTGTCAACAACTTGGGCATGCTCGTCGTTTACATGATTATCATCg GTGACGTGTTATCGGGGGCGTGGTTGAACGGGGTCCACCATTCTGGTGTGACCGAAGAATGGTTTGGTCAACATTGGTGGACCACGCGCTTTACATTGCTTCTCCTCACCACGCTCTTCGTCTTCCTTCCTCTCATTTCATTCAGGCGCGTTG ATTCATTGAGGTACACATCGGCATTGTCAGTCGGTTTGGCCATTGTATTCGTGGTGATAACAGCGGGAGTTGCTGTTGTGAAAACAATTGATGGAAGCATTTCCATGCCGCGTCTGTTGCCTGAAATTTCCAACCAGGCATCTTTTTGGAAACTTTTCACCACTTTCCCAGTTCTAGTCACTGCTTATATCTGCCACCACAATA TTCACCCTATAGAGAATGAACTGAAAGACCCTACCCAGATTAAGTCGATTGTTCGGACATCAATCACATTGTGTTCAACTGTCTACATTACTACAAGCTTCTTTGGACTCTTACTCTTTGGGGATCGCACTTTGGATGATGTACTTGCCAATTTTGATGGTGACCTTGGAATTCCATATAGCTCATTGCTTGATGATGTGGTTAGAGTTAGCTATGGAATCCACTTGATGCTTGTTTTCCCAATTGTGTTTTTCTCCCTTCGGCTCAACCTAGATGGTCTTCTCTTTCCCTATGCCATTCCCATTGCATTTGACAACCGGAGATTTTTTGCAGTGACTGCAGCTCTGATGGGATTTATCTTTGTTGGAGCCAATTTTGTGCCAAGTATCTGGGATGCCTTCCAGTTTACTGGTGCAACAGCTGCTGTCTCCGTTGGGTTTATCTTTCCAGCTGCAATCGCCCTTAG GGATACCCATGGAATTGCAACGAAGAACGACAGACTAGCATCATGGTTGATGATATCTTTGGCCGTCTCATCGAGCACAGTGGCAGTCTCTAGTGACATTTACAGCATTTTCAATGGAGTTGGAGGCTGa